The Myxocyprinus asiaticus isolate MX2 ecotype Aquarium Trade chromosome 26, UBuf_Myxa_2, whole genome shotgun sequence genome has a window encoding:
- the LOC127416602 gene encoding UDP-glucuronosyltransferase 2A2-like isoform X1, giving the protein MHLRMDFIFVVSNIILTLTFQVQCGKILVFPHEGSHWVNMNVLIQELHSVGHHVTVLRALDSWYISEESPHYVSMTVPFSLGGDEEFYSSFVSRQLQIKRQGLSAWTRFSLDMELKDSFSEMHRKICEMVIHIIEKDPVLVEKLKEANFDLMLTDPVNGGGVVLAHYLHLPIVFNVRWTIHGEAHFGIAPSPLSYVPYPLSQLTDNMTFLQRTYNMLFYGIRIFLYKRIVGPHYSALCNRYFGSDLDYFELFQAADIWLMRVDFVFEFPRPTMPNVVYIGGFQCKPAKDLPKDLENFVKSSGEHGVIIMSLGTLVGQLPIDIADEIAAAFAQFPQKVIWRYTGERPSTLGNNTLLVNWFPQNDLLGHSKTRVFVSHGGTNGLFEAIYHSVPVVGLPLVFDQEDNLSKMRYKGVAKVLDIATIDRHVFKKALQEVLNEPSYKKNIQRLSSLHRDTPLKPLDSALFWIEFVMRHKGAAHLRTDSYKMPWYSYYSVDVVVFLVLIVSLVVCIIFNMIRLLCRWLCVKRNRTKQD; this is encoded by the coding sequence ATGCACCTAAGgatggattttatttttgttgtctcGAACATCATTCTAACCCTGACATTCCAAGTTCAGTGTGGCAAAATCCTGGTGTTTCCTCATGAAGGCAGTCACTGGGTGAACATGAATGTTTTGATTCAGGAGCTTCATTCCGTTGGTCATCACGTCACAGTGTTACGGGCCCTCGACAGCTGGTACATCTCGGAGGAATCGCCTCACTACGTCTCCATGACTGTTCCCTTTTCACTGGGTGGAGATGAGGAATTCTACAGTAGTTTCGTTTCTAGACAGCTACAGATCAAGAGGCAGGGACTTTCTGCATGGACCAGATTCAGTTTGGACATGGAACTCAAAGACAGTTTTTCTGAAATGCACAGGAAGATCTGTGAAATGGTGATCCATATAATCGAGAAAGATCCTGTCCTGGTAGAAAAACTGAAGGAGGCCAATTTTGACTTGATGTTGACCGATCCAGTCAACGGAGGGGGTGTTGTGCTTGCACATTATCTCCACCTACCAATCGTCTTCAATGTCCGCTGGACGATACATGGAGAGGCACATTTCGGAATAGCTCCATCCCCACTCTCATATGTTCCGTACCCGCTGTCTCAGTTGACTGATAACATGACCTTTCTTCAGAGGACGTACAACATGCTGTTCTACGGCATTCGTATTTTCCTTTACAAGCGCATTGTTGGCCCTCATTATAGTGCTTTGTGCAACCGTTATTTTGGCTCTGATttagactattttgaattatttcaaGCAGCTGATATTTGGCTGATGAGGGTGGATTTTGTCTTTGAGTTTCCACGTCCAACGATGCCCAACGTGGTTTATATCGGTGGTTTCCAGTGTAAACCAGCAAAAGACCTCCCAAAGGATCTTGAGAATTTTGTAAAAAGTTCTGGAGAACATGGAGTCATCATTATGTCTTTGGGTACATTGGTTGGACAGCTTCCAATTGACATCGCAGATGAAATAGCTGCTGCATTTGCTCAGTTTCCACAAAAGGTGATTTGGAGATACACAGGAGAGCGACCTTCTACTCTGGGTAACAATACTTTATTGGTCAACTGGTTTCCACAGAATGATCTTTTAGGACATTCAAAGACCAGAGTTTTTGTGTCTCATGGTGGAACTAATGGTCTATTTGAAGCCATTTACCATAGTGTTCCAGTTGTAGGGTTACCACTTGTTTTTGACCAAGAGGATAACCTTTCAAAAATGAGATATAAAGGTGTAGCAAAGGTTTTGGACATTGCGACTATAGATAGACATGTATTTAAAAAGGCGTTACAGGAAGTGCTTAATGAACCGTCCTACAAGAAAAACATCCAGAGACTGTCCAGTCTCCATAGAGACACTCCATTAAAACCACTCGACAGTGCCCTCTTCTGGATTGAGTTTGTCATGAGACACAAAGGTGCTGCTCACCTGCGTACAGACTCTTATAAAATGCCCTGGTACTCCTACTACAGTGTAGATGTTGTAGTGTTCTTGGTGTTAATTGTGTCTTTGGttgtttgtattatatttaacatGATAAGATTATTATGTCGCTGGTTGTGTGTAAAACgaaacagaacaaaacaagatTGA
- the LOC127416602 gene encoding UDP-glucuronosyltransferase 2A2-like isoform X2, translated as MHLRMDFIFVVSNIILTLTFQVQCGKILVFPHEGSHWVNMNVLIQELHSVGHHVTVLRALDSWYISEESPHYVSMTVPFSLGGDEEFYSSFVSRQLQIKRQGLSAWTRFSLDMELKDSFSEMHRKICEMVIHIIEKDPVLVEKLKEANFDLMLTDPVNGGGVVLAHYLHLPIVFNVRWTIHGEAHFGIAPSPLSYVPYPLSQLTDNMTFLQRTYNMLFYGIRIFLYKRIVGPHYSALCNRYFGSDLDYFELFQAADIWLMRVDFVFEFPRPTMPNVVYIGGFQCKPAKDLPKDLENFVKSSGEHGVIIMSLGTLVGQLPIDIADEIAAAFAQFPQKVIWRYTGERPSTLECSYHD; from the coding sequence ATGCACCTAAGgatggattttatttttgttgtctcGAACATCATTCTAACCCTGACATTCCAAGTTCAGTGTGGCAAAATCCTGGTGTTTCCTCATGAAGGCAGTCACTGGGTGAACATGAATGTTTTGATTCAGGAGCTTCATTCCGTTGGTCATCACGTCACAGTGTTACGGGCCCTCGACAGCTGGTACATCTCGGAGGAATCGCCTCACTACGTCTCCATGACTGTTCCCTTTTCACTGGGTGGAGATGAGGAATTCTACAGTAGTTTCGTTTCTAGACAGCTACAGATCAAGAGGCAGGGACTTTCTGCATGGACCAGATTCAGTTTGGACATGGAACTCAAAGACAGTTTTTCTGAAATGCACAGGAAGATCTGTGAAATGGTGATCCATATAATCGAGAAAGATCCTGTCCTGGTAGAAAAACTGAAGGAGGCCAATTTTGACTTGATGTTGACCGATCCAGTCAACGGAGGGGGTGTTGTGCTTGCACATTATCTCCACCTACCAATCGTCTTCAATGTCCGCTGGACGATACATGGAGAGGCACATTTCGGAATAGCTCCATCCCCACTCTCATATGTTCCGTACCCGCTGTCTCAGTTGACTGATAACATGACCTTTCTTCAGAGGACGTACAACATGCTGTTCTACGGCATTCGTATTTTCCTTTACAAGCGCATTGTTGGCCCTCATTATAGTGCTTTGTGCAACCGTTATTTTGGCTCTGATttagactattttgaattatttcaaGCAGCTGATATTTGGCTGATGAGGGTGGATTTTGTCTTTGAGTTTCCACGTCCAACGATGCCCAACGTGGTTTATATCGGTGGTTTCCAGTGTAAACCAGCAAAAGACCTCCCAAAGGATCTTGAGAATTTTGTAAAAAGTTCTGGAGAACATGGAGTCATCATTATGTCTTTGGGTACATTGGTTGGACAGCTTCCAATTGACATCGCAGATGAAATAGCTGCTGCATTTGCTCAGTTTCCACAAAAGGTGATTTGGAGATACACAGGAGAGCGACCTTCTACTCTGG